From one Sphingomonas sp. BT-65 genomic stretch:
- the pgmB gene encoding beta-phosphoglucomutase, with protein MSIFPRQLDAVAFDLDGVLTDTARAHYRAWKRLADSLAIPFDEAANEALKGVDRMGSLALILGDRSGFDDAARAQLAARKNDWYLDEIAHFGPADLFPGAREAIAACRAAGLKVALASASRNAPLLLARMEIDSLFDTVVDPASVAAGKPAPDIFLAAAAVVGAEPARTLGVEDSQAGIVAIHAAGMPALGVGTSAALPDADHVIPTIADFSLADYLA; from the coding sequence GACCGACACCGCGCGCGCGCATTATCGCGCGTGGAAACGGCTCGCCGACAGCCTCGCCATCCCGTTCGACGAGGCCGCGAACGAAGCGCTCAAGGGCGTCGACCGCATGGGCAGCCTCGCGCTGATCCTCGGCGACCGCTCCGGCTTCGACGATGCGGCGCGCGCGCAGCTCGCCGCGCGCAAGAACGACTGGTATCTCGACGAGATCGCGCATTTCGGCCCCGCCGACCTGTTCCCCGGCGCACGCGAGGCGATCGCGGCATGCCGCGCCGCCGGCCTCAAGGTCGCGCTCGCCTCGGCGAGCCGCAACGCGCCCTTGCTGCTCGCTCGGATGGAGATCGACTCGCTGTTCGACACGGTTGTCGACCCCGCCTCGGTCGCGGCGGGCAAGCCTGCGCCCGACATCTTCCTCGCCGCCGCCGCAGTGGTCGGCGCCGAACCCGCACGCACGCTCGGCGTCGAGGATTCGCAGGCCGGCATCGTCGCGATCCACGCCGCCGGGATGCCCGCGCTCGGCGTCGGCACGTCCGCGGCGCTGCCCGACGCGGACCACGTCATCCCGACGATCGCCGACTTCAGCCTCGCGGACTATCTCGCCTAG
- a CDS encoding sugar MFS transporter: MARPALAIVALVTSYAVLGLLMNSVGTVILQSIAHYGVSKPQAATLEACKDLSVVVASFLFAVSLPRFGFRRAQIGVMLAIAAGALLMPVANSFLATQLFFVLTGLCFGIAKVATYASIGLLRPERERHAGLTSLVEGVFMVGILAGIWMFGWFIGRDRTGEDWLDVYHVIAALAAGSALLWWLAPLDESRNAVAEGAPAASRRDMLALAILPSTIAFLAAIFLYVLVEQSIGTWLPTFNNQVLHLPSAMSVQASSIFIAALALGRVSASWLVAKLGWLRLLLICLAAMAALVLLTLPSTRGLTLRPDVTWFSAPLAAYIFPLIGVFMAPIYPIVSSVVLSALPQARHAAMVGLMVIFSALGGTIGSMITGIVFDRFSGQTAFYLVLVPIVLIGIALWQLDRITRRTAAAQQPA; the protein is encoded by the coding sequence ATGGCGCGACCGGCGCTGGCGATCGTTGCACTCGTCACCAGCTATGCGGTGCTCGGCCTGCTGATGAACAGCGTCGGCACGGTGATCCTCCAGTCGATCGCGCATTACGGCGTGTCCAAGCCGCAGGCCGCGACGCTCGAGGCGTGCAAGGACCTGTCGGTGGTCGTCGCCTCGTTCCTGTTCGCAGTGTCGCTGCCGCGCTTCGGCTTCCGCCGCGCGCAGATCGGGGTGATGCTGGCGATTGCTGCCGGCGCTTTGCTGATGCCGGTCGCCAACAGCTTCCTCGCGACGCAATTGTTCTTCGTGCTCACCGGCCTGTGCTTCGGCATCGCCAAGGTCGCGACCTATGCCTCGATCGGGCTGCTGCGTCCGGAGCGTGAGCGGCATGCGGGGCTGACCAGCCTGGTCGAAGGGGTGTTCATGGTCGGCATTCTCGCCGGGATCTGGATGTTCGGCTGGTTCATCGGCCGCGACCGCACCGGCGAGGACTGGCTCGACGTCTATCATGTGATCGCCGCGCTCGCCGCGGGATCGGCGCTGCTGTGGTGGCTCGCCCCGCTCGACGAGAGCCGCAACGCCGTGGCCGAGGGCGCGCCCGCCGCTAGCCGCCGCGACATGCTCGCGCTCGCCATCCTGCCCTCGACCATCGCCTTCCTCGCCGCGATCTTCCTCTATGTGCTGGTCGAGCAGAGCATCGGCACCTGGCTGCCCACCTTCAACAACCAGGTGCTGCATCTGCCCAGCGCGATGAGCGTGCAGGCGTCGAGCATCTTCATCGCCGCGCTGGCGCTCGGCCGGGTGAGCGCGAGCTGGCTGGTGGCGAAGCTCGGCTGGCTCAGGTTGCTGCTGATCTGCCTCGCGGCGATGGCGGCTTTGGTGCTGCTGACCTTACCGAGCACGCGCGGGCTGACGCTGCGGCCTGATGTCACCTGGTTCAGCGCGCCGCTCGCCGCCTATATCTTCCCGCTGATCGGGGTGTTCATGGCGCCGATCTACCCGATTGTCTCGTCGGTGGTGCTGAGCGCGCTGCCGCAGGCGCGGCACGCGGCGATGGTCGGGCTGATGGTGATCTTCTCTGCGCTCGGCGGCACGATCGGATCGATGATCACCGGAATCGTGTTCGACCGCTTCTCGGGCCAGACCGCCTTCTATCTCGTGTTGGTGCCGATCGTGCTGATCGGGATCGCGCTGTGGCAGCTCGACCGGATCACGCGGCGGACTGCGGCGGCGCAGCAGCCCGCCTAG
- a CDS encoding TonB-dependent receptor, with protein sequence MAQTVFARATVSVTALAIGLGFAPAATAQTTAAGQDETAETAPADQGAEDIIVTGFRGSLEKSLATKRNETGVVDSISAEDIGKFPDSNLAESMQRLPGVALARGDGGEGKTISVRGLGAQFTRVRLNGMQGSSSTNSSDIRAGFNSSRSFDFSVFASELFSELTVRKTYSADVDEGSLGATVDLQTPRPLSYAQDFTLAASAQGTYDDLRGRVSPRVTGLVSKKFLDGTFGIAASIAYTKRYTREEAWSAVEVYRGTQQGGFCSPVGYPTQNPASNVPLGTDALNCATGLSRPPGTAENIANYETARNAFIYRSPRWLRSDQDYSRLGATVTIEAEPAEGTHFSLDGLYSWYDVTRRDYSFAANSFARGLNNHGQPITTVTDIEVDSLGSTLYGQFNNIDISNDIALRKYTTTFRQINATFSQELGKLTIDAYAGLSLSTMHNPVSTQISFFANDVQNFSYDFRGGGSIPVINWGFDTTNAANYLFAPNLVVQTSPTTSVTIFRNLLNKGDNKEDTENLTAEFNATYALFDGFKVRAGVQYREGNYKRYTRSRAGNVTTGSLPAGTAMSSVMTLIDDFGKSMPGNVGGSWLAPDYDAIDKLINFTNDDSGTYALAPIPVRDTLSEKVTGAYGMVEFDTDVGVRLRGNIGVRYVHTNQSGLGTVAGVSRTLTREYDDWLPSATITADLTDKLILRFAAAKVMARPELNHILPAGVNIALNTRTISGPNFYLDPIRAKTVDVSLEYYFGRRGLIAVGGFYKDIDSYIQALSESMPYSQTGLPLSLIEGSGNTAATEFTVSSRQNTPGGPLKGIEVNVQTGFDFLGDTFRNFGMLANYTFVDSQITYCRTSGASCTGANTLVRDLVNLSKHTLSGTLYYEDDKFSIRGTATYRDKYLLTVPTSRIGTDAQGNFVNDVQGANSTVFVDLAASYQITPQIQLRLEAQNITNEALEFYYDSVRQDPYYTAYTGRKFSAGVAFKF encoded by the coding sequence ATGGCACAAACTGTGTTCGCGCGCGCCACGGTTTCGGTGACTGCGCTGGCAATCGGCCTGGGATTCGCGCCCGCCGCCACCGCCCAGACAACGGCGGCCGGCCAGGACGAGACGGCCGAAACCGCCCCCGCCGATCAGGGCGCGGAAGATATCATCGTCACCGGCTTCCGCGGATCGCTCGAGAAGTCGCTCGCGACCAAGCGGAACGAGACTGGCGTCGTCGATTCGATCTCGGCCGAGGACATCGGCAAGTTCCCCGACTCGAACCTGGCCGAATCGATGCAGCGCCTGCCGGGTGTCGCGCTCGCCCGCGGCGACGGCGGCGAGGGCAAGACCATCTCGGTTCGCGGTCTTGGCGCGCAGTTCACCCGCGTGCGCCTCAACGGCATGCAGGGTTCGAGCTCGACCAACTCGTCGGACATCCGCGCCGGTTTCAACTCGTCGCGCTCGTTCGACTTCAGCGTGTTCGCGTCCGAGCTGTTCAGCGAGCTGACCGTGCGCAAGACCTATTCGGCCGACGTCGATGAAGGCTCGCTCGGCGCGACGGTTGATCTGCAGACGCCGCGGCCGCTGTCCTATGCCCAGGATTTCACCCTCGCTGCGAGCGCACAGGGGACCTATGACGATCTGCGCGGACGCGTCAGCCCGCGCGTCACCGGCCTCGTTTCCAAGAAGTTCCTCGATGGCACCTTCGGCATCGCGGCGTCGATCGCCTATACCAAGCGCTACACGCGCGAGGAGGCGTGGTCGGCGGTCGAAGTCTATCGCGGCACCCAGCAGGGCGGTTTCTGCTCTCCAGTCGGCTATCCGACGCAGAATCCGGCCAGCAACGTCCCGCTCGGCACCGACGCGCTCAACTGCGCGACCGGCCTATCGCGCCCGCCTGGCACCGCCGAGAACATCGCCAACTATGAGACCGCCCGGAACGCCTTTATCTATCGTAGCCCGCGGTGGCTGCGATCGGACCAGGATTATTCGCGGCTCGGCGCCACGGTCACAATCGAGGCTGAACCCGCCGAGGGCACGCATTTCTCTCTCGACGGCCTGTACAGCTGGTATGACGTGACGCGGCGCGATTATAGCTTTGCCGCCAACTCGTTCGCGCGCGGCCTGAACAACCACGGCCAGCCGATCACGACGGTCACCGACATCGAGGTCGATTCGCTGGGCAGTACGCTGTACGGCCAGTTCAACAACATCGATATCTCAAACGATATCGCCTTGCGCAAATACACCACCACCTTCCGCCAGATCAACGCGACCTTCTCGCAGGAACTGGGGAAGCTGACAATCGACGCCTATGCCGGCCTGTCGCTCTCTACGATGCACAACCCCGTATCGACGCAGATCAGCTTCTTCGCCAACGACGTCCAGAATTTCTCCTATGATTTCCGCGGCGGCGGCAGCATCCCTGTGATCAACTGGGGCTTCGACACCACCAACGCCGCCAATTACTTGTTCGCGCCTAACCTCGTGGTGCAGACCTCCCCGACCACCAGCGTGACGATCTTCCGCAACCTGCTCAACAAGGGCGACAACAAGGAGGATACCGAGAATCTGACCGCCGAGTTCAACGCGACCTACGCGCTGTTCGACGGCTTCAAGGTCCGCGCCGGCGTCCAGTATCGCGAAGGAAACTACAAGCGATACACGCGTAGCCGTGCGGGCAACGTGACCACGGGATCGCTGCCGGCCGGAACCGCGATGAGCTCGGTAATGACGCTGATCGACGACTTCGGAAAATCGATGCCGGGCAACGTCGGCGGGTCCTGGCTGGCGCCGGACTACGACGCGATCGACAAGCTCATCAACTTCACCAACGATGACAGCGGGACCTATGCCCTCGCACCGATCCCGGTACGCGACACGCTGAGCGAGAAGGTCACAGGCGCATATGGGATGGTCGAGTTCGATACCGACGTGGGCGTGCGTCTGCGCGGCAATATCGGCGTGCGCTACGTCCATACCAACCAGAGCGGGCTGGGTACCGTCGCCGGCGTCTCACGTACCCTGACCCGCGAATATGACGACTGGCTGCCCTCGGCGACGATCACCGCGGACCTCACCGACAAGCTGATCCTGCGTTTTGCCGCGGCGAAGGTGATGGCGCGGCCGGAACTCAACCATATTCTGCCTGCAGGCGTGAACATCGCCCTCAACACGCGCACCATCTCGGGTCCGAACTTCTACCTCGACCCAATCCGCGCAAAAACGGTCGACGTCAGTCTCGAATATTATTTCGGGCGGCGCGGACTGATCGCCGTGGGCGGTTTCTACAAGGATATCGACAGCTACATCCAGGCGCTGTCCGAATCGATGCCCTACAGCCAGACCGGACTGCCACTGTCGCTGATCGAGGGGTCGGGCAACACGGCAGCGACCGAATTCACGGTCAGCAGCCGGCAGAATACGCCGGGCGGTCCGCTCAAGGGCATCGAGGTCAATGTCCAGACCGGCTTCGACTTCCTGGGCGATACGTTCCGCAACTTCGGCATGCTGGCGAACTACACCTTCGTCGACTCGCAGATCACCTATTGCCGGACGTCCGGCGCATCCTGCACGGGCGCCAACACCCTGGTCCGCGACCTGGTGAACCTGTCCAAGCACACCTTGAGCGGGACGCTCTATTATGAAGATGACAAGTTCAGCATCCGCGGCACCGCGACCTATCGCGACAAATATCTACTGACCGTGCCGACCTCGCGCATCGGTACGGACGCGCAGGGCAATTTCGTCAACGACGTGCAGGGCGCCAATTCGACGGTGTTCGTCGATCTGGCCGCGTCCTACCAGATCACGCCGCAGATCCAGCTGCGCCTCGAAGCGCAGAACATCACCAACGAAGCGCTCGAATTCTACTACGACTCGGTCCGCCAGGACCCCTATTACACGGCGTACACCGGGCGGAAGTTCTCCGCCGGCGTCGCCTTCAAATTCTAG
- a CDS encoding glycoside hydrolase family 28 protein, whose protein sequence is MTTRRSLLVQAPAAALLALPAVPAFARQRIVDIRSHGAVGDGKTINTKAIQKAIDACARAGGGMIAVPAGVFVSGSIWLKPGVGLELRKGAVLRGSPNLSDYPLVLRRFVEAFPEALRLGLINAQHNHGLRIVGPGTIDGGGDPFWRMFFNAPEENVQGVKVQYHFPQLCSIEDCDDVLVSGVTFKDAAFWNLHMYRCRRSVIEDCSFEVPHEIRAPSSDAIDLDSCQDIVVRRCRFSVDDDCIALKGTQGPGATAYKEAPPVERIHIHDCLFEHGLGCVTYGSNATIVRDVRVERITNVGDIPTIRFKVRPDTPGQVYEKLRVKGVRLAEAPTPYGSFWHRGEVFYGYGKPNFGADDPAVGLIVNARLVHGTKVEPRMPGAIIRDVVIEDVTGTTRRFGNISGNPTTAISDFLLKDIDVRLTDQGERQKLIARNTRDIRMENVRVNGAPGEIVT, encoded by the coding sequence ATGACGACACGCCGCAGCCTTCTGGTCCAGGCGCCCGCCGCGGCGCTGCTCGCATTGCCCGCCGTCCCGGCGTTCGCGCGGCAGCGCATTGTCGACATCCGCAGCCACGGCGCGGTGGGCGACGGCAAGACGATCAACACCAAGGCGATCCAGAAGGCGATCGACGCCTGCGCCAGGGCCGGCGGCGGGATGATTGCGGTGCCCGCCGGTGTGTTCGTCAGCGGCTCGATCTGGCTCAAGCCCGGCGTCGGGCTCGAGCTGCGCAAGGGCGCGGTGCTGCGCGGCTCGCCCAACCTGTCGGACTATCCGCTGGTGCTGCGGCGTTTCGTCGAGGCATTTCCGGAGGCGCTGCGCCTCGGTCTGATCAACGCGCAGCACAATCACGGCCTGCGCATCGTCGGCCCGGGCACGATCGACGGCGGCGGCGATCCCTTCTGGCGGATGTTCTTCAACGCGCCCGAGGAGAACGTGCAGGGCGTCAAGGTCCAGTACCACTTCCCCCAGCTCTGCTCGATCGAGGATTGCGACGACGTGCTCGTCAGCGGTGTGACGTTCAAGGACGCTGCCTTCTGGAACCTGCACATGTATCGCTGCCGCCGTTCGGTGATCGAGGATTGCAGCTTCGAGGTGCCGCACGAGATCCGCGCACCGAGCAGTGACGCGATCGACCTCGACAGCTGCCAGGACATCGTCGTGCGCCGTTGCCGCTTCTCGGTCGACGACGACTGCATCGCATTGAAGGGCACGCAGGGGCCGGGCGCCACGGCGTACAAGGAAGCGCCGCCAGTCGAGCGCATCCATATCCATGACTGTCTGTTCGAGCACGGCTTGGGCTGCGTCACTTACGGCAGCAACGCCACGATCGTCCGCGACGTGCGGGTCGAGCGGATCACCAATGTCGGCGACATCCCGACGATCCGCTTCAAGGTGCGCCCCGACACGCCGGGGCAGGTCTATGAGAAATTGCGCGTCAAGGGCGTGCGCCTCGCCGAGGCGCCGACGCCCTATGGCAGCTTCTGGCACCGCGGCGAGGTGTTCTACGGCTATGGCAAGCCCAATTTCGGCGCCGACGATCCCGCGGTCGGGCTGATCGTCAACGCCCGGCTGGTGCACGGCACCAAGGTCGAGCCGCGCATGCCCGGCGCGATCATCCGCGACGTGGTGATCGAGGATGTGACCGGCACCACGCGCCGCTTCGGCAACATCTCCGGCAACCCGACCACGGCGATCTCGGACTTCCTGCTCAAGGACATCGATGTACGCCTGACCGACCAGGGCGAGCGCCAGAAGCTGATCGCCCGCAACACGCGCGACATCCGGATGGAGAATGTCCGCGTGAACGGCGCCCCGGGCGAGATCGTGACCTGA
- the uxaC gene encoding glucuronate isomerase has protein sequence MTDSMPLSLHPDRLFPADPDTRAVARELYNSVKDLPIVSPHGHTDPSWFASDEPFANPAALFIIPDHYVFRMLYSQGVPLEELGVPRIDGGWTESDPRKIWRRFAENFHLLRGTPSRMWLDHAFHAILGITERLSPANADRIYDQIDAKLKTDEFRPRALFERFGIELLATTEDPLDDLRHHRAIAASGWSGRVVTAFRPDNVTDPEHPRFREALPELGRITGEDVASWDGYLAALRNRRRYFIEHGGCTSTDHGHPTAHTENLPQAEAAALFGRIVRGEGDAHDAERFRGQMLTEMARMSLDDGLVMQIHPGALRSQNPAVTDTFGEAKGDDWPSRTEYVNALKPLLNAYGNERDLTIILFTLDESNYAREIAPLAGHYPALRIGPAWWFHDSPEGMRRFREQVTETGGFYNTVGFNDDTRAFLSIPSRHDMSRRVDCSFLARLVAEHRLEKDEALAVAQDLAYNLVRQAYRL, from the coding sequence ATGACCGATTCCATGCCGCTGTCGCTGCACCCCGACCGCCTGTTCCCCGCCGATCCCGACACCCGCGCCGTCGCACGCGAGCTGTACAATTCGGTCAAGGACCTGCCGATCGTCAGCCCGCACGGCCATACCGACCCGTCCTGGTTCGCGAGCGACGAGCCCTTCGCCAACCCGGCGGCTTTGTTCATCATCCCCGACCATTATGTCTTCCGCATGCTCTACTCGCAGGGCGTGCCGCTCGAGGAGCTGGGCGTGCCGCGGATCGACGGCGGCTGGACCGAGAGCGATCCGCGCAAGATCTGGCGCCGCTTCGCCGAGAATTTCCACCTGCTGCGCGGCACGCCGAGCCGGATGTGGCTCGACCATGCCTTCCACGCGATCCTCGGCATCACCGAGCGGCTCTCGCCCGCCAATGCCGACCGCATCTACGACCAGATCGACGCCAAGCTGAAGACCGACGAATTCCGCCCGCGCGCGCTGTTCGAGCGGTTCGGGATCGAGCTGCTCGCGACCACCGAGGACCCGCTCGACGACCTGCGCCACCACCGCGCGATCGCGGCGAGCGGATGGAGCGGCCGCGTCGTCACCGCCTTCCGCCCCGACAACGTCACCGATCCCGAGCATCCCCGCTTCCGCGAGGCGCTGCCCGAGCTTGGCCGCATCACCGGCGAGGATGTGGCGAGCTGGGACGGCTATCTCGCCGCGCTGCGCAACCGGCGGCGCTATTTCATCGAGCATGGCGGCTGCACCTCGACCGATCACGGCCACCCGACCGCGCATACCGAGAACCTCCCCCAAGCAGAGGCGGCGGCATTGTTCGGCCGGATCGTCCGCGGCGAGGGTGACGCCCATGACGCCGAGCGCTTCCGCGGGCAAATGCTGACCGAGATGGCGCGGATGAGCCTCGACGACGGCCTCGTCATGCAGATCCACCCCGGCGCGCTGCGCAGCCAGAACCCGGCGGTGACCGACACGTTCGGCGAGGCCAAGGGCGACGACTGGCCCTCGCGCACCGAGTATGTGAACGCGCTCAAGCCCCTGCTCAACGCCTATGGCAACGAGCGCGACCTCACGATCATCCTGTTCACCCTCGACGAGAGCAATTACGCGCGCGAGATCGCGCCGCTCGCCGGCCATTATCCGGCGCTGCGCATCGGCCCGGCCTGGTGGTTCCACGACAGCCCCGAGGGGATGCGTCGCTTCCGCGAGCAGGTGACCGAGACCGGCGGCTTCTACAACACCGTCGGCTTCAACGACGACACCCGCGCCTTCCTGTCGATCCCCTCGCGGCACGACATGAGCCGCCGGGTGGACTGCTCCTTCCTCGCCCGCCTCGTCGCCGAGCACCGGCTGGAGAAGGACGAGGCGTTGGCGGTGGCGCAGGACCTGGCGTATAATCTGGTGCGGCAGGCCTATCGGCTCTGA
- a CDS encoding SDR family NAD(P)-dependent oxidoreductase, whose product MQLDPAQAFRLDGEVALITGGGSGLGLGMAKAMHAAGAKVVLVGRRPDMVEAAAAELGDGAYWEAADVTAFDTMPAMLDRVREKVGDITILANNAGHNFKKLAVDTSVEDFAGMLDTHVLAAHNLTRLVLPAMLAAQHGNILFTASMTSLLGMPQVIAYSAAKSAYVGMVRALATEVSGQGVRVNAIAPGWIESPMLRRALDGDPARSDRILQRTPMGRFGEAEDIGLAAVYLCSPAARFVTGVLLPVDGGASQGF is encoded by the coding sequence ATGCAGCTTGATCCCGCCCAGGCCTTCCGCCTGGACGGCGAAGTCGCGCTGATCACCGGCGGGGGCAGCGGCCTTGGTCTCGGCATGGCCAAGGCGATGCATGCCGCCGGCGCCAAGGTGGTGCTGGTCGGGCGGCGTCCCGATATGGTCGAGGCGGCGGCGGCCGAGCTGGGCGACGGCGCCTATTGGGAAGCCGCCGACGTCACCGCATTCGACACGATGCCGGCGATGCTCGACCGGGTGCGGGAAAAGGTCGGCGATATCACGATCCTCGCCAACAATGCCGGGCATAACTTCAAGAAGCTCGCGGTCGACACCAGCGTCGAGGATTTCGCGGGCATGCTCGACACGCACGTCCTCGCCGCACACAACCTGACGCGGCTGGTGCTGCCGGCGATGCTCGCCGCGCAGCACGGCAACATCCTGTTCACCGCATCGATGACCTCGCTGCTCGGCATGCCGCAGGTGATCGCCTATTCGGCCGCCAAGTCGGCCTATGTCGGCATGGTTCGGGCGCTGGCGACCGAGGTCTCGGGACAGGGCGTGCGGGTCAACGCGATCGCGCCCGGCTGGATCGAATCGCCGATGCTGCGCAGGGCGCTCGACGGCGATCCGGCACGCTCGGACCGCATCCTCCAGCGCACCCCGATGGGCCGCTTCGGCGAGGCCGAGGATATCGGGCTGGCCGCCGTCTATCTCTGCTCCCCCGCCGCGCGCTTCGTCACCGGCGTCCTGCTGCCCGTCGACGGCGGCGCTTCCCAAGGGTTCTGA
- a CDS encoding UxaA family hydrolase, whose amino-acid sequence MTDIFDRQWTGWLRPDERKGIRNLVLVIYTVQCAAHVAHAIAAGEEDVQVIGFPGCYDNQYAIRLVLSLARHPNIGAVLSVGLGCEYTQPAKIAEAVEKSGRPAASFFIQDVGGTRSSTEKGKAIVRELRDRIRRETPRVPMGFADLTLGAECGGSDGTSGLVGNPAVGRLFDRVVDSGGSAIVEEIVEMIGLEDIILARAADDRARAELAAAYAKAEHYCREVRQYSVSPGNFAGGLTTIEEKSMGAFAKSGSRPIQGVIKVGEAPPWPGLWVMDSVPDPHFMQFGYTNPNDTEGIMDLVSGGSQIVLFVTGRGSVIGSPIAPLVKVTGNSRTYARMEEDMDFDAGRVLAGELTLDACADELGAMVADVASGQPSKPEALGHREYFVMYKHQDTPDLDRGCRNAA is encoded by the coding sequence ATGACTGACATCTTCGACCGACAGTGGACCGGCTGGCTTCGGCCCGACGAACGCAAGGGCATCCGCAACCTCGTGCTCGTCATCTACACCGTCCAGTGCGCCGCGCATGTCGCGCACGCCATCGCCGCGGGCGAGGAGGACGTGCAGGTCATCGGCTTCCCCGGCTGCTACGACAACCAATATGCGATCCGGCTCGTGCTCAGCCTCGCGCGGCATCCCAATATCGGCGCGGTGCTCTCGGTCGGGCTCGGCTGCGAATATACCCAGCCAGCCAAGATCGCCGAGGCGGTGGAGAAGAGCGGGCGGCCCGCCGCTTCGTTCTTCATCCAGGATGTCGGCGGCACGCGTTCTTCGACCGAAAAGGGCAAGGCGATCGTCCGCGAGCTTCGCGACCGGATCCGGCGCGAGACGCCGCGCGTGCCAATGGGCTTTGCCGACCTCACGCTCGGCGCCGAGTGCGGTGGCTCCGACGGCACCAGCGGTCTCGTCGGCAACCCCGCGGTCGGCCGCCTGTTCGACCGCGTCGTCGATTCCGGCGGTTCAGCCATCGTTGAGGAGATTGTCGAGATGATCGGGCTCGAGGACATCATCCTCGCCCGCGCCGCCGACGATCGCGCCCGCGCCGAGCTCGCCGCCGCCTATGCCAAGGCCGAGCATTATTGCCGCGAGGTGCGGCAATATTCGGTGTCGCCGGGGAATTTCGCGGGCGGCCTCACCACGATCGAAGAGAAGAGCATGGGCGCCTTCGCCAAGAGCGGATCGCGCCCGATCCAGGGCGTGATCAAGGTCGGCGAGGCGCCGCCCTGGCCCGGCCTGTGGGTGATGGATTCGGTGCCCGACCCGCACTTCATGCAGTTCGGCTACACCAACCCCAACGACACCGAAGGGATCATGGACCTGGTCAGCGGCGGCAGCCAGATCGTGCTGTTCGTCACCGGGCGCGGCAGCGTGATCGGATCGCCGATCGCACCGCTGGTCAAGGTCACCGGCAACAGCCGCACCTATGCCCGGATGGAAGAGGACATGGACTTCGACGCCGGCCGCGTGCTGGCGGGCGAACTCACCCTCGACGCCTGCGCGGACGAGCTCGGCGCGATGGTCGCCGATGTCGCGAGCGGCCAGCCAAGCAAGCCCGAGGCGCTCGGGCATCGGGAGTATTTCGTGATGTACAAGCACCAGGACACACCGGATCTCGACCGGGGGTGCCGCAATGCAGCTTGA
- a CDS encoding SAF domain-containing protein — protein sequence MTTAFRIHPDDNVATLLGDGSDVVTVIGDGEVALNEAIALGHKIALADIAAGAAVVKFGIPIGHAATAIRKGDWVHLHNCTSRFDERSGGFDVVTGAAKDMAYD from the coding sequence ATGACCACCGCGTTCCGCATCCACCCCGACGACAATGTCGCGACACTGCTCGGCGACGGCTCGGACGTGGTGACCGTGATCGGCGACGGCGAGGTCGCGCTCAACGAAGCGATCGCGCTGGGGCATAAGATCGCGCTGGCGGACATCGCGGCGGGCGCGGCGGTGGTGAAGTTCGGTATCCCGATCGGCCACGCCGCCACCGCGATCCGCAAGGGCGACTGGGTCCATCTTCACAATTGCACCAGCCGCTTTGACGAGCGCTCGGGCGGATTCGACGTGGTCACCGGCGCGGCCAAGGACATGGCCTATGACTGA
- a CDS encoding RraA family protein encodes MTDNEIFDLFRAELYTPVVGDILDTLGCVHQFLPQPIQPMLTEMKLVGRAMPVLMIDVYGPQAQPFGKLTEALDQIEPGDVYLASGGEMRCAYWGEILTATARARGANGAVVNGFHRDTPQILSQGWPVFSRGRFAQDSSVRTQVVDYRCPIEVGPVSVQPGDLVFGDLDGVVVIPRAHEAEVVERALEKARGEKQVRKEIEGGMSSTQAFAKYGIL; translated from the coding sequence ATGACCGACAACGAAATCTTCGACCTGTTCCGCGCCGAGCTGTACACGCCCGTCGTCGGCGATATCCTCGACACGCTGGGCTGCGTCCATCAGTTCCTGCCCCAGCCGATCCAGCCGATGCTTACCGAGATGAAGCTGGTCGGCCGCGCGATGCCGGTACTGATGATCGACGTCTATGGCCCGCAGGCGCAGCCCTTCGGCAAGCTGACCGAGGCGCTCGACCAGATCGAGCCCGGCGATGTCTACCTCGCCAGCGGCGGCGAGATGCGCTGCGCCTATTGGGGCGAGATCCTGACCGCGACGGCGCGGGCGCGCGGGGCCAATGGCGCGGTCGTCAACGGCTTCCACCGCGACACGCCGCAGATCCTGTCGCAAGGCTGGCCGGTGTTCAGCCGCGGCCGTTTCGCGCAGGATTCGAGCGTGCGCACCCAGGTCGTCGATTACCGCTGCCCGATCGAGGTCGGGCCGGTTAGCGTGCAGCCGGGCGACCTGGTGTTCGGCGACCTCGACGGCGTGGTCGTCATCCCGCGCGCCCATGAGGCCGAAGTGGTCGAACGCGCGTTGGAGAAGGCGCGCGGCGAGAAGCAGGTGCGCAAGGAGATCGAGGGCGGCATGTCGAGCACCCAGGCCTTCGCCAAATACGGAATCCTGTGA